In a genomic window of Perognathus longimembris pacificus isolate PPM17 chromosome 21, ASM2315922v1, whole genome shotgun sequence:
- the Ing2 gene encoding inhibitor of growth protein 2: MLGQQQQQLYPPAALLTGERSRLLTCYVQDYLECVESLPHDMQRNVSVLRELDNKYQETLKEIDDVYEKYKKEDDSNQKKRLQQHLQRALINSQELGDEKIQIVTQMLELVENRARQMELHSQCFQDPADSERASDKAKMDSNQPERSSRRPRRQRTSESRDLCHMTNGIEDCDDQPPKEKKSKSAKKKKRSKAKQERETSPVEFAIDPNEPTYCLCNQVSYGEMIGCDNEQCPIEWFHFSCVSLTYKPKGKWYCPKCRGDNEKTMDKSTEKTKKERRSR; this comes from the exons aTGTtagggcagcagcagcagcaactgtACCCGCCGGCCGCGCTCCTCACCGGGGAGCGGAGCCGGCTGCTCACCTGCTACGTGCAGGACTACCTCGAGTGCGTGGAGTCGCTGCCCCACGACATGCAGAGGAACGTGTCCGTGCTGCGAGAGCTGGACAACAAATATCAAG aaaCATTAAAGGAAATCGATGATGTCTAtgaaaaatacaagaaagaagATGATTCAAACCAGAAAAAACGCCTACAGCAGCATCTCCAGAGAGCATTAATCAATAGTCAAGAATTGGGAGATGAAAAAATTCAGATTGTCACACAAATGCTTGAATTGGTGGAAAACCGAGCAAGACAAATGGAGTTACATTCACAGTGTTTCCAAGATCCTGCTGACAGTGAAAGAGCCTCAGATAAAGCAAAGATGGATTCTAACCAACCAGAAAGATCTTCAAGAAGACCCCGCAGACAGCGAACCAGTGAAAGCCGTGATTTGTGTCATATGACAAATGGGATTGAAGACTGTGATGATCAGCCacctaaagaaaagaaatccaagtcagccaagaaaaagaaacGCTCTAAGGCCAAGCAGGAAAGGGAAACTTCACCTGTTGAGTTTGCAATAGATCCCAATGAACCTACATACTGTTTATGTAACCAAGTGTCTTATGGGGAAATGATAGGATGTGACAATGAACAGTGTCCGATTGAATGGTTTCACTTTTCATGTGTTTCACTTACctataaaccaaaggggaaatggTATTGCCCAAAGTGCAGGGGAGATAATGAGAAAACTATGGACAAAagtacagaaaagacaaaaaaggaaagaagatcgAGGTAG